The Akkermansia muciniphila genome contains a region encoding:
- the argB gene encoding acetylglutamate kinase, translating into MDSKITRLIEQASVIVGALPYLQAYRDKTFLIKFGGSAMDDARLVKKLMRDIVLLEALGFNPVIVHGGGKAISKAMAEAGLEARFVNGLRVTTPEAISIVERTLSGTINPGLVQMFRDYGGKGVGIPGTEIFVGERIQEKDEQGSPVDIGEVGNVIGCLTERITEALKLQITPIVSPLAKELGTHKPLNVNADLAAAALAKELKPVKLIYISDVPGIMKDPSDPSTLIKSVTRTEALDLIEDGTVSGGMIPKIHSAIDALNAGVRKVHFIDGRLPHTLLLEIFTPDGIGTEVIREQR; encoded by the coding sequence ATGGACTCCAAAATCACCCGCCTGATTGAACAGGCCTCCGTCATCGTCGGCGCACTGCCCTACCTCCAGGCCTACCGGGACAAGACGTTTCTCATCAAATTCGGCGGCAGCGCCATGGACGACGCCCGCCTGGTCAAAAAGCTCATGCGGGACATCGTCCTGCTGGAAGCTCTGGGCTTCAACCCCGTGATCGTGCACGGCGGAGGCAAGGCCATCTCCAAGGCCATGGCGGAAGCCGGGCTGGAAGCCCGCTTCGTCAACGGGCTGCGCGTCACGACGCCGGAAGCCATCTCCATCGTGGAACGCACCCTCTCCGGAACCATCAATCCCGGCCTGGTCCAGATGTTCCGTGACTACGGCGGCAAGGGCGTGGGCATTCCCGGCACGGAAATCTTCGTGGGAGAGCGAATCCAGGAAAAGGACGAACAGGGCAGCCCCGTGGACATCGGGGAAGTGGGCAACGTCATCGGCTGCCTGACGGAACGCATCACGGAAGCCCTGAAACTCCAGATCACCCCCATCGTCTCCCCGCTAGCCAAGGAGCTGGGCACCCACAAGCCGCTCAACGTAAACGCGGACCTGGCTGCGGCGGCTCTCGCCAAGGAACTCAAGCCCGTCAAGCTCATCTACATTTCCGACGTGCCCGGCATCATGAAGGACCCCTCAGACCCTTCCACCCTCATCAAATCAGTTACCCGCACGGAAGCCCTGGACCTGATTGAAGACGGCACCGTTTCCGGCGGCATGATTCCCAAAATCCATTCCGCCATTGACGCCCTGAACGCGGGCGTGCGCAAGGTGCACTTCATTGACGGGCGCCTGCCCCACACCCTGCTGCTGGAAATCTTCACCCCGGACGGCATCGGCACGGAGGTCATCAGAGAACAGCGTTAA
- a CDS encoding magnesium transporter CorA family protein, which yields MIRLYRQTPEGIERTTQVDAAEQNLDSVFWIDLLTPEPAEIKFVERLCGLEMPTYDEMREIEATSRLYTEDGARFMTTTVLSRVDTESPSLSEITFVLMGAKIITIRHSDSYSFRVFSHQLLRQKQISRDQVFTGLLETIVDRQADVLERFGAELDRLSKNIFRRDEPEGKGGKRAPVSSALRLILQDLGRVGDLLTRQRDCLVNLLRLLTYASNEEALDDTNSTLYIKLRPLSRDVTSLSEYANFLSSNVNFMLDAVLGLINIEQNEIVKIFTVAAVVFMPPTLIASIYGMNFSHMPGLENEYGYYISLAVMLVSIILPLVYFRNRRLL from the coding sequence ATGATTCGACTTTATCGTCAAACCCCGGAAGGCATTGAGCGCACCACCCAGGTGGATGCGGCGGAACAGAACTTGGACTCCGTCTTCTGGATTGACCTCCTTACCCCGGAACCGGCGGAAATCAAATTTGTGGAACGCCTCTGCGGGCTGGAAATGCCCACCTACGACGAGATGCGGGAAATTGAGGCCACCAGCCGCCTGTACACGGAGGACGGCGCCCGCTTCATGACCACTACGGTGCTCAGCCGCGTGGACACGGAATCCCCCTCCCTGTCGGAAATCACCTTCGTCCTCATGGGGGCCAAGATCATCACCATCCGCCATTCGGACTCCTACTCCTTCCGCGTCTTCTCCCACCAGCTCCTGCGCCAGAAGCAGATCAGCCGGGACCAGGTTTTCACCGGCCTGCTGGAAACCATCGTGGACCGCCAGGCGGACGTGCTGGAACGCTTCGGCGCGGAACTGGACCGCCTTTCCAAAAACATCTTCCGCAGGGACGAACCGGAAGGCAAGGGCGGCAAGCGCGCCCCCGTCTCCAGCGCCCTGCGCCTCATCCTCCAGGACCTGGGACGCGTGGGCGACCTGCTCACCCGCCAGCGGGACTGCCTGGTAAACCTTCTGCGCCTGCTCACGTACGCCAGCAATGAGGAAGCCCTGGACGACACCAACTCCACCCTGTACATCAAGCTCCGCCCGCTGAGCCGCGACGTCACCTCCCTCTCGGAATACGCCAACTTCCTTTCCAGCAACGTAAACTTCATGCTGGACGCCGTTCTGGGCCTCATCAACATTGAGCAGAACGAAATCGTGAAAATCTTCACCGTGGCGGCCGTGGTCTTCATGCCCCCCACCCTCATCGCCAGCATTTACGGGATGAACTTCTCCCACATGCCCGGCCTGGAAAACGAATACGGTTATTACATCTCCCTGGCGGTCATGCTCGTTTCCATCATTCTTCCCCTGGTTTATTTCAGGAACAGGCGCCTGCTTTGA
- the rplI gene encoding 50S ribosomal protein L9, which translates to MATMEVILATKIEGLGAEADLVTVKAGYGRNYLIPQGLAHEATASNRRFIANLQAARAKREAEELSAAQEVAAKINGLTVDLVLEVGQGGKAFGAITNQNIHDALTAQGVEVDRRAIELEKPIKSEGEHEVAIKVHPQVEATLKVVVKENA; encoded by the coding sequence ATGGCAACGATGGAAGTAATTCTCGCAACAAAAATTGAAGGACTCGGCGCGGAAGCCGACCTGGTGACCGTTAAGGCTGGCTATGGCCGCAACTACCTCATTCCTCAGGGTCTGGCCCACGAAGCAACGGCCTCCAACCGCCGTTTCATCGCCAATCTTCAGGCCGCCCGCGCCAAGCGCGAAGCGGAAGAACTCAGCGCCGCCCAGGAAGTGGCCGCTAAGATCAACGGACTGACGGTGGACCTCGTCCTTGAAGTGGGCCAGGGCGGCAAGGCGTTCGGCGCCATCACCAACCAGAACATTCATGACGCCCTGACCGCTCAGGGAGTGGAAGTGGACCGCCGCGCGATTGAGCTTGAAAAGCCGATCAAGAGCGAAGGCGAACACGAAGTTGCCATCAAGGTGCATCCCCAGGTGGAAGCCACGCTCAAGGTGGTCGTCAAGGAAAACGCCTAA
- the purH gene encoding bifunctional phosphoribosylaminoimidazolecarboxamide formyltransferase/IMP cyclohydrolase, with the protein MAIQRALISVSDKTGLEEFAKGLHEFGVELISTGGTAAFLKGLGLPVIEISDYTGEPELFEGRLKTLHPMVHGGLLHRRDNEEHVRQAKENGIKPIDLVCVNLYPFEETVAKPGVTLEEAIEKIDIGGPSMLRSASKNYASVTVVSDPADYPRILDEMQTHKGDTTLKTRENLAVKVFMRTSNYDNAITNYLGHQSAESTKGSFCICAPLYQELRYGDNPHQESSLYGNFGDIFHQLQGKELSYTNVLDIEGAAELITQFRRPTVGILKHTNPCGVGQDDEDLRNAWQKAFETDTQAPFGGVIVVNRPMTEGLARVLSAIFTDVIIAPEYDAEARAILQKKKNCRIIRMNTEAWMKARLEPIIRSAPGGFMTMKRDTDVMGLDNLEAKVVTKRPPTEEELTAMRFNWRVVKQVHSNAIVFGGTDRTLGIGAGQMSRVDSARIAVWKAGQAGLDLKGSVVASDAMFPFADGLQVAIDAGATACIQPGGSIRDEEVIAAADAAGIAMVFTGHRHFLH; encoded by the coding sequence ATGGCTATTCAGCGCGCATTGATATCCGTTTCCGACAAGACCGGCCTGGAGGAGTTTGCCAAGGGCCTGCACGAGTTTGGAGTAGAGCTTATTTCCACCGGCGGCACCGCCGCTTTCCTGAAAGGCCTGGGCCTTCCGGTGATTGAAATTTCCGACTATACCGGAGAGCCGGAATTGTTTGAGGGACGCCTGAAGACGCTCCATCCCATGGTGCACGGAGGCCTGCTGCACCGCCGCGACAATGAGGAGCATGTACGCCAGGCGAAGGAAAACGGCATCAAGCCCATTGACCTGGTCTGCGTGAACCTGTACCCCTTTGAGGAAACCGTCGCCAAGCCCGGCGTCACGCTGGAGGAAGCCATTGAAAAGATTGACATCGGCGGGCCGTCCATGCTCCGCTCCGCCTCCAAGAACTACGCCTCCGTCACGGTGGTCTCCGATCCCGCGGACTATCCCCGCATTCTGGATGAAATGCAGACGCACAAGGGAGACACGACTCTGAAAACCCGTGAAAACCTGGCGGTGAAGGTGTTCATGCGCACGTCCAATTACGACAACGCCATCACCAACTACCTGGGCCACCAGAGCGCGGAGAGCACCAAGGGAAGCTTCTGCATCTGCGCGCCCCTGTACCAGGAACTGCGCTACGGGGACAACCCCCACCAGGAATCCAGCCTGTACGGCAATTTCGGCGATATTTTCCACCAGCTCCAGGGCAAGGAGCTTTCCTACACGAACGTGCTGGACATTGAAGGCGCCGCCGAGCTGATTACCCAGTTCCGCCGCCCGACGGTGGGCATCCTGAAGCACACGAACCCCTGCGGCGTGGGCCAGGACGACGAAGACCTGCGCAACGCCTGGCAGAAGGCTTTTGAAACGGACACGCAGGCCCCCTTCGGCGGCGTGATCGTGGTCAACCGCCCGATGACGGAAGGCCTGGCCCGCGTGCTGAGCGCCATTTTCACGGATGTGATCATCGCCCCGGAATACGACGCGGAAGCCCGCGCCATTCTTCAGAAAAAGAAGAACTGCCGCATCATTCGCATGAACACGGAAGCCTGGATGAAGGCCCGCCTGGAACCCATCATCCGCTCCGCTCCCGGCGGCTTCATGACCATGAAGCGGGATACGGACGTGATGGGCCTGGACAACCTGGAAGCCAAGGTGGTGACCAAGCGTCCCCCGACGGAAGAAGAACTTACCGCCATGCGCTTCAACTGGCGCGTCGTGAAGCAGGTGCACTCCAACGCCATCGTCTTTGGCGGCACGGACCGCACGCTGGGCATCGGCGCCGGGCAGATGAGCCGCGTGGACTCCGCCCGCATTGCCGTCTGGAAGGCCGGACAGGCCGGACTGGACCTGAAGGGCAGCGTGGTGGCGTCAGACGCCATGTTCCCGTTTGCGGACGGCCTCCAGGTAGCCATTGACGCCGGGGCCACCGCCTGCATCCAGCCCGGCGGTTCCATCCGGGACGAGGAAGTGATCGCCGCCGCGGACGCCGCGGGCATCGCCATGGTGTTCACGGGCCACCGCCATTTCCTCCATTAA
- a CDS encoding pyridoxine 5'-phosphate synthase, translated as MLLGVNIDHIATLRQARYATMLDSFNVEPSVLDAAYAAQRGGADSITLHVRGDRRHMQDTDALSVRESVALPLNLEMGNTPGMVDFALRLKPDYVCMVPEKREEITTEGGLDAVFHEKELAPTMARMADNGIQVSLFIDPELAQVDAAARLGAPMIELHTGCFANHAGKERTAELARLKRAAEQAHSLGIQVNAGHGINYQNLEQLMAGVPYLHELNIGHTIVARALFVGMEQAVREMRQAIDRLS; from the coding sequence ATGTTGCTAGGTGTAAATATAGACCACATCGCCACGCTAAGGCAGGCCCGCTATGCGACCATGCTTGATTCCTTCAACGTGGAGCCGAGCGTTTTGGACGCCGCCTATGCGGCGCAAAGGGGCGGGGCGGATTCCATCACCCTCCACGTCCGGGGCGACCGCCGCCACATGCAGGACACGGACGCCCTGAGCGTCCGGGAAAGCGTGGCTCTTCCGCTGAACCTGGAAATGGGGAATACCCCGGGGATGGTGGACTTTGCCCTCCGGTTAAAGCCGGACTATGTGTGCATGGTTCCGGAAAAGCGGGAGGAAATCACTACGGAAGGCGGGCTGGACGCCGTCTTTCATGAAAAGGAACTGGCCCCGACCATGGCAAGAATGGCGGACAACGGCATTCAGGTGAGCCTGTTCATTGATCCGGAGCTGGCCCAGGTGGACGCCGCCGCCCGTCTGGGCGCGCCCATGATTGAGCTGCATACCGGATGCTTCGCCAACCATGCCGGAAAGGAACGCACGGCGGAACTGGCCCGGCTGAAACGCGCCGCGGAACAGGCCCACTCCCTGGGAATCCAGGTGAATGCGGGCCATGGCATCAACTACCAGAATCTGGAACAGTTGATGGCCGGCGTGCCTTACCTGCATGAGCTGAACATCGGCCATACGATCGTAGCCCGCGCCCTCTTTGTGGGGATGGAGCAGGCCGTGAGGGAAATGCGCCAGGCGATCGACCGCCTGAGCTGA
- the acpS gene encoding holo-ACP synthase — protein sequence MSRIAGLGMDLVDLERVRQALQKNGEAFALRICTPDEWAYCRMHADPVPRLAARFAAKEAVAKALGTGIGEKCSFTEVEVVRNDAGSPSILLHGTAGVTAREQGITGWLLSMTHSPHSAAATVIALAEAPEFS from the coding sequence ATGAGCCGCATTGCAGGATTGGGAATGGACCTGGTTGACCTGGAACGCGTGCGCCAGGCCCTCCAGAAAAACGGGGAGGCCTTTGCCCTGCGCATCTGCACCCCGGATGAATGGGCCTACTGCCGGATGCATGCGGACCCCGTGCCGCGCCTGGCGGCCCGTTTTGCGGCCAAGGAGGCCGTGGCGAAGGCGCTGGGTACAGGCATTGGGGAAAAATGCTCTTTCACGGAGGTGGAAGTGGTGCGCAATGATGCGGGCTCTCCCTCCATCCTGCTGCACGGCACTGCCGGGGTGACGGCCCGGGAGCAGGGCATCACGGGCTGGTTGCTGAGCATGACCCACTCCCCCCATAGCGCCGCCGCCACCGTCATCGCTCTTGCGGAAGCTCCGGAATTTTCCTGA